The Excalfactoria chinensis isolate bCotChi1 chromosome 28, bCotChi1.hap2, whole genome shotgun sequence genome includes a window with the following:
- the CERS5 gene encoding ceramide synthase 5 isoform X3, whose translation MAAAAVAAIRAWFWNERFWLPHNVTWADLAGEPDGGLQYPRASHVLSAFPLALGIFAVRLLFERFIAKPCAINLGIQDSGAHRAQPNAILEKVFTSITKSPDGKRLEGLSKQLDWDVRKIQRWFRHRRNQDKPTTITKFCESMWRFTFYLSIFLYGIRFLWTAPWFWDTRQCWYSYPFQPLTSRLYYYYILELAFYWSLMFSQFTDIKRKDFLIMFVHHLATIGLITFSYMNNMVRVGTLVLCLHDASDFLLEAAKLANYAKYQRLCDAFFMLFGVVFIVTRLGIYPFWILNTTLFESWELIGPYPSWWLFNGLLVTLQILHVIWSYLIVRTAYKALVRGKIGAGQFHPLHVSKDDRSDVESSSEEEDVTSNSTKGVFSTSSNGSNRINGHVAGGQWTEDE comes from the exons ATGGCGGCAGCCGCGGTAGCGGCGATACGGGCCTGGTTCTGGAACGAGCGATTCTGGCTGCCACATAACGTGACGTGGGCCGACCTGGCTGGTGAACCGGACGGTGGGCTGCAATACCCGCGGGCGAGCCACGTCCTCTCCGCCTTCCCGTTGGCGCTCGGTATCTTCGCCGTGCGGCTGTTGTTTGAGAG GTTTATTGCCAAGCCATGTGCCATAAACCTTGGCATACAAGACAGCGGAGCTCACAGAGCCCAGCCCAATGCGATTTTAGAGAAAGTGTTTACATCCATCACTAAG tctcCAGATGGAAAAAGGTTAGAAGGCTTGTCAAAGCAGCTAGACTGGGATGTTCGAAAGATCCAGCGCTGGTTTCGACATCGGAGGAACCAGGACAAACCCACCACCATCACTAAATTTTGTGAGAGCAT gtGGAGGTTTACATTCTATTTAAGTATATTTCTTTATGGAATCAGGTTTCTTTGGACG GCACCCTGGTTTTGGGACACACGACAGTGCTGGTACAGCTATCCCTTTCAG cctcTAACATCCaggctttattattattatatctTGGAGCTGGCCTTCTATTGGTCTCTCATGTTTTCTCAGTTTACAGACATTAAACGGAAG GACTTCCTGATAATGTTTGTCCATCATTTGGCTACAATTGGGCTCATTACGTTTTCTTACATGAATAATATGGTGCGTGTTGGAACACTGGTGCTGTGTCTCCATGATGCATCTGATTTCCTCTTAGAG GCTGCAAAGCTAGCCAATTATGCCAAGTACCAGCGTCTCTGTGATGCCTTCTTCATGCTCTTTGGTGTTGTGTTCATTGTTACACGTTTGGGCATTTATCCTTTCTG GATTTTGAATACAACCCTATTCGAAAGCTGGGAACTGATTGGCCCCTACCCTTCCTGGTGGCTGTTCAATGGCCTTTTGGTAACCCTGCAGATCCTGCATGTCATCTGGTCCTATCTCATCGTTCGCACTGCCTACAAGGCCCTCGTGCGGGGAAAG ATTGGAGCTGGACAGTTTCATCCTTTGCAT GTATCCAAAGATGACCGCAGCGACGTAGAAAGCAGCTCCGAGGAAGAGGATGTGACATCCAACAGCACAAAAGGAGTTTTCAGCACTTCAAGCAATGGCTCCAACCGCATTAATGGCCATGTGGCCGGCGGGCAGTGGACAGAGGATGAGTAA
- the CERS5 gene encoding ceramide synthase 5 isoform X2 produces the protein MAAAAVAAIRAWFWNERFWLPHNVTWADLAGEPDGGLQYPRASHVLSAFPLALGIFAVRLLFERFIAKPCAINLGIQDSGAHRAQPNAILEKVFTSITKSPDGKRLEGLSKQLDWDVRKIQRWFRHRRNQDKPTTITKFCESMWRFTFYLSIFLYGIRFLWTAPWFWDTRQCWYSYPFQPLTSRLYYYYILELAFYWSLMFSQFTDIKRKDFLIMFVHHLATIGLITFSYMNNMVRVGTLVLCLHDASDFLLEAAKLANYAKYQRLCDAFFMLFGVVFIVTRLGIYPFWILNTTLFESWELIGPYPSWWLFNGLLVTLQILHVIWSYLIVRTAYKALVRGKVSKDDRSDVESSSEEEDVTSNSTKGVFSTSSNGSNRINGHVAGGQWTEDE, from the exons ATGGCGGCAGCCGCGGTAGCGGCGATACGGGCCTGGTTCTGGAACGAGCGATTCTGGCTGCCACATAACGTGACGTGGGCCGACCTGGCTGGTGAACCGGACGGTGGGCTGCAATACCCGCGGGCGAGCCACGTCCTCTCCGCCTTCCCGTTGGCGCTCGGTATCTTCGCCGTGCGGCTGTTGTTTGAGAG GTTTATTGCCAAGCCATGTGCCATAAACCTTGGCATACAAGACAGCGGAGCTCACAGAGCCCAGCCCAATGCGATTTTAGAGAAAGTGTTTACATCCATCACTAAG tctcCAGATGGAAAAAGGTTAGAAGGCTTGTCAAAGCAGCTAGACTGGGATGTTCGAAAGATCCAGCGCTGGTTTCGACATCGGAGGAACCAGGACAAACCCACCACCATCACTAAATTTTGTGAGAGCAT gtGGAGGTTTACATTCTATTTAAGTATATTTCTTTATGGAATCAGGTTTCTTTGGACG GCACCCTGGTTTTGGGACACACGACAGTGCTGGTACAGCTATCCCTTTCAG cctcTAACATCCaggctttattattattatatctTGGAGCTGGCCTTCTATTGGTCTCTCATGTTTTCTCAGTTTACAGACATTAAACGGAAG GACTTCCTGATAATGTTTGTCCATCATTTGGCTACAATTGGGCTCATTACGTTTTCTTACATGAATAATATGGTGCGTGTTGGAACACTGGTGCTGTGTCTCCATGATGCATCTGATTTCCTCTTAGAG GCTGCAAAGCTAGCCAATTATGCCAAGTACCAGCGTCTCTGTGATGCCTTCTTCATGCTCTTTGGTGTTGTGTTCATTGTTACACGTTTGGGCATTTATCCTTTCTG GATTTTGAATACAACCCTATTCGAAAGCTGGGAACTGATTGGCCCCTACCCTTCCTGGTGGCTGTTCAATGGCCTTTTGGTAACCCTGCAGATCCTGCATGTCATCTGGTCCTATCTCATCGTTCGCACTGCCTACAAGGCCCTCGTGCGGGGAAAG GTATCCAAAGATGACCGCAGCGACGTAGAAAGCAGCTCCGAGGAAGAGGATGTGACATCCAACAGCACAAAAGGAGTTTTCAGCACTTCAAGCAATGGCTCCAACCGCATTAATGGCCATGTGGCCGGCGGGCAGTGGACAGAGGATGAGTAA
- the CERS5 gene encoding ceramide synthase 5 isoform X1 has product MAAAAVAAIRAWFWNERFWLPHNVTWADLAGEPDGGLQYPRASHVLSAFPLALGIFAVRLLFERFIAKPCAINLGIQDSGAHRAQPNAILEKVFTSITKSPDGKRLEGLSKQLDWDVRKIQRWFRHRRNQDKPTTITKFCESMWRFTFYLSIFLYGIRFLWTAPWFWDTRQCWYSYPFQPLTSRLYYYYILELAFYWSLMFSQFTDIKRKDFLIMFVHHLATIGLITFSYMNNMVRVGTLVLCLHDASDFLLEAAKLANYAKYQRLCDAFFMLFGVVFIVTRLGIYPFWILNTTLFESWELIGPYPSWWLFNGLLVTLQILHVIWSYLIVRTAYKALVRGKVLQRSEQCPVTHSGIFACMICWFTKTLMSVSVVLVNTLLSERGQQKSNPFCEKDYSGYGKNIERSLLSDPWNFQYRRRVRKGTRSFGYKSKYIQQAHQNPSWRSLTLSGFLPHLPWS; this is encoded by the exons ATGGCGGCAGCCGCGGTAGCGGCGATACGGGCCTGGTTCTGGAACGAGCGATTCTGGCTGCCACATAACGTGACGTGGGCCGACCTGGCTGGTGAACCGGACGGTGGGCTGCAATACCCGCGGGCGAGCCACGTCCTCTCCGCCTTCCCGTTGGCGCTCGGTATCTTCGCCGTGCGGCTGTTGTTTGAGAG GTTTATTGCCAAGCCATGTGCCATAAACCTTGGCATACAAGACAGCGGAGCTCACAGAGCCCAGCCCAATGCGATTTTAGAGAAAGTGTTTACATCCATCACTAAG tctcCAGATGGAAAAAGGTTAGAAGGCTTGTCAAAGCAGCTAGACTGGGATGTTCGAAAGATCCAGCGCTGGTTTCGACATCGGAGGAACCAGGACAAACCCACCACCATCACTAAATTTTGTGAGAGCAT gtGGAGGTTTACATTCTATTTAAGTATATTTCTTTATGGAATCAGGTTTCTTTGGACG GCACCCTGGTTTTGGGACACACGACAGTGCTGGTACAGCTATCCCTTTCAG cctcTAACATCCaggctttattattattatatctTGGAGCTGGCCTTCTATTGGTCTCTCATGTTTTCTCAGTTTACAGACATTAAACGGAAG GACTTCCTGATAATGTTTGTCCATCATTTGGCTACAATTGGGCTCATTACGTTTTCTTACATGAATAATATGGTGCGTGTTGGAACACTGGTGCTGTGTCTCCATGATGCATCTGATTTCCTCTTAGAG GCTGCAAAGCTAGCCAATTATGCCAAGTACCAGCGTCTCTGTGATGCCTTCTTCATGCTCTTTGGTGTTGTGTTCATTGTTACACGTTTGGGCATTTATCCTTTCTG GATTTTGAATACAACCCTATTCGAAAGCTGGGAACTGATTGGCCCCTACCCTTCCTGGTGGCTGTTCAATGGCCTTTTGGTAACCCTGCAGATCCTGCATGTCATCTGGTCCTATCTCATCGTTCGCACTGCCTACAAGGCCCTCGTGCGGGGAAAG GTTCTCCAAAGGTCTGAGCAGTGTCCTGTGACTCATTCTGGTATCTTCGCCTGTATGATTTGTTGGTTCACGAAGACACTGATGTCTGTATCTGTAGTGCTCGTTAACACTCTGCTGAGTGAAAGAggacagcagaaaagcaatcCTTTTTGTGAAAAGGATTACAGTGGTTATGGGAAGAACATTGAGAGATCTCTGCTTAGTGACCCTTGGAACTTCCAGTATAGGAGGAGAGTAAGGAAGGGTACCAGAAGTTTTGGCTACAAAAGCAAGTACATCCAGCAGGCCCATCAAAACCCATCCTGGAGATCATTAACTTTATCTGGCTTTCTTCCACATCTTCCTTGGAGTTGA
- the COX14 gene encoding cytochrome c oxidase assembly protein COX14 has translation MVSGKQLADFGYKAFSGSMMLLTVYGGYLCSVRAYRLLQNRRARQASAGPEDGALGAAPGPS, from the coding sequence ATGGTGTCCGGCAAGCAGCTGGCTGATTTCGGTTACAAAGCTTTCTCCGGTTCTATGATGCTGCTGACGGTGTACGGCGGCTACCTGTGCAGCGTCCGGGCCTACCGCCTGCTTCAGAACCGCCGCGCCCGGCAGGCCTCGGCCGGCCCCGAGGACGGAGCGCTCGGAGCTGCCCCGGGGCCGAGCTGA
- the GPD1 gene encoding glycerol-3-phosphate dehydrogenase [NAD(+)], cytoplasmic isoform X1, producing MLNAGQPGVHTAKHGGKSSPRGSAIAKIVGSNAARLGTFENTVSMWVLEEEVGGRKLTEIINTEHENVKYLPGHKLPPNVVAEPDLVKACSGADILLFVVPHQFIGKVCDQIKAHVKKGAIGMSLIKGVDEGPDGLRLISDIIHEKLGIDMSVLMGANIASEVAEEKFCETTIGCKNAQQGQILKELMQTPNFRVTVVQEADTVEICGALKNVVAVGAGFCDGLGFGDNTKAAVIRLGLMEMISFAKIFCKGPVTPSTFLESCGVADLITTCYGGRNRKVAEAFAKTGKSIEQLEKEMLNGQKLQGPQTSAELNRILKTKNMVDKFPLFTAVYQICYEGKPVSDVIKCLQNHPEHL from the exons ATGCTGAATGCTGGCCAGCCTGGTGTCCACACCGCAAAACATGGAGGAAAAAGTTCACCTAG GGGCTCGGCCATCGCCAAGATCGTGGGCAGCAATGCGGCACGGCTGGGCACCTTCGAGAACACGGTGAGCATGTgggtgctggaggaggaggtgggaggtCGGAAGCTCACCGAGATCATCAACACGGAACACGAGAATGTCAAGTACCTGCCGGGGCACAAACTGCCCCCCAACGTG gtggcGGAGCCCGACCTGGTGAAAGCTTGTTCCGGGGCTGACATCCTCCTGTTCGTGGTGCCCCATCAGTTCATCGGCAAAGTCTGCGATCAGATCAAGGCCCATGTGAAGAAAGGTGCTATCGGGATGTCGCTCATCAAG GGGGTGGATGAAGGACCAGATGGGCTGAGGTTGATCTCAGACATCATCCACGAGAAACTGGGAATTGACATGAGCGTCCTCATGGGGGCCAACATTGCCAGTGAAGTGGCAGAAGAGAAGTTCTGCGAAACAACCATCG GCTGTAAGAATGCACAGCAGGGGCAGATCCTGAAGGAGCTGATGCAGACACCGAACTTTCGGGTCACGGTGGTGCAGGAAGCTGACACTGTAGAGATCTGTGGTGCTCTGAAG aaCGTTGTGGCCGTAGGGGCTGGTTTCTGCGATGGTCTTGGCTTTGGAGACAATACAAAGGCTGCTGTTATCCGTCTGGGGCTGATGGAGATGATTAGCTTCGCCAAGATCTTCTGCAAGGGTCCTGTCACCCCTAGCACCTTCCTGGAGAGCTGTGGGGTCGCTGATCTCATCACCACCTGCTATGGTGGTCGCAACCGTAAAGTGGCTGAGGCTTTTGCCAAGACTGGGAag TCTATTgagcagctggagaaggagATGTTGAATGGGCAGAAGCTGCAGGGTCCCCAGACGTCTGCTGAGCTGAATCGCATCCTTAAAACCAAGAACATGGTGGATAA GTTCCCCCTCTTCACGGCTGTCTATCAGATCTGCTATGAGGGCAAACCTGTTTCTGATGTCATCAAGTGTCTCCAGAACCACCCTGAGCACTTATAA
- the GPD1 gene encoding glycerol-3-phosphate dehydrogenase [NAD(+)], cytoplasmic isoform X2, whose translation MGGKKVCIVGSGNWGSAIAKIVGSNAARLGTFENTVSMWVLEEEVGGRKLTEIINTEHENVKYLPGHKLPPNVVAEPDLVKACSGADILLFVVPHQFIGKVCDQIKAHVKKGAIGMSLIKGVDEGPDGLRLISDIIHEKLGIDMSVLMGANIASEVAEEKFCETTIGCKNAQQGQILKELMQTPNFRVTVVQEADTVEICGALKNVVAVGAGFCDGLGFGDNTKAAVIRLGLMEMISFAKIFCKGPVTPSTFLESCGVADLITTCYGGRNRKVAEAFAKTGKSIEQLEKEMLNGQKLQGPQTSAELNRILKTKNMVDKFPLFTAVYQICYEGKPVSDVIKCLQNHPEHL comes from the exons ATGGGTGGCAAGAAGGTGTGCATCGTGGGCTCCGGCAATTG GGGCTCGGCCATCGCCAAGATCGTGGGCAGCAATGCGGCACGGCTGGGCACCTTCGAGAACACGGTGAGCATGTgggtgctggaggaggaggtgggaggtCGGAAGCTCACCGAGATCATCAACACGGAACACGAGAATGTCAAGTACCTGCCGGGGCACAAACTGCCCCCCAACGTG gtggcGGAGCCCGACCTGGTGAAAGCTTGTTCCGGGGCTGACATCCTCCTGTTCGTGGTGCCCCATCAGTTCATCGGCAAAGTCTGCGATCAGATCAAGGCCCATGTGAAGAAAGGTGCTATCGGGATGTCGCTCATCAAG GGGGTGGATGAAGGACCAGATGGGCTGAGGTTGATCTCAGACATCATCCACGAGAAACTGGGAATTGACATGAGCGTCCTCATGGGGGCCAACATTGCCAGTGAAGTGGCAGAAGAGAAGTTCTGCGAAACAACCATCG GCTGTAAGAATGCACAGCAGGGGCAGATCCTGAAGGAGCTGATGCAGACACCGAACTTTCGGGTCACGGTGGTGCAGGAAGCTGACACTGTAGAGATCTGTGGTGCTCTGAAG aaCGTTGTGGCCGTAGGGGCTGGTTTCTGCGATGGTCTTGGCTTTGGAGACAATACAAAGGCTGCTGTTATCCGTCTGGGGCTGATGGAGATGATTAGCTTCGCCAAGATCTTCTGCAAGGGTCCTGTCACCCCTAGCACCTTCCTGGAGAGCTGTGGGGTCGCTGATCTCATCACCACCTGCTATGGTGGTCGCAACCGTAAAGTGGCTGAGGCTTTTGCCAAGACTGGGAag TCTATTgagcagctggagaaggagATGTTGAATGGGCAGAAGCTGCAGGGTCCCCAGACGTCTGCTGAGCTGAATCGCATCCTTAAAACCAAGAACATGGTGGATAA GTTCCCCCTCTTCACGGCTGTCTATCAGATCTGCTATGAGGGCAAACCTGTTTCTGATGTCATCAAGTGTCTCCAGAACCACCCTGAGCACTTATAA